From the Silurus meridionalis isolate SWU-2019-XX chromosome 5, ASM1480568v1, whole genome shotgun sequence genome, one window contains:
- the LOC124386096 gene encoding Fanconi anemia group A protein isoform X1, with translation MEDWSFSQSTQRRSFTSLMASRLGRKRKIQSQSELQKASINLINRNQNISALLQETAAGVEGHTHTCELRSALTDGTEPRDAEIRAGVLECELRRQAEELCVPVSVLAVRMVIDRITALQENRDSAMIDSAHRAKLIVLLHAARELLNVGVFSPKLFWQEYWKSQPVLEVVYRLHTEELLPLQYTLTSEAGVSVWLVSQLQSLCACGVTEEEGVVRHHILFTVVCVLVRVGFEEVQDSSVSHSCCSVLDSMLSWLLDSIESTHPTHSKEPTDPSHTTDPSHTTDPSLCVPAGVVWLRVFETSVFAVSVSEDAVCRFFKHTLTHTLTHRPRLKVSDAIAMQSQWSFAKTSGLMTSLFCKVCVIFRMEEVCSHLQQVLETLEVNWQNVLSCISTLLVYHTHTQACLKELLSRLLSSVFHSYDVEKMITAFLLARQGALEGPAIFPSYSDWFKISFGGSSGYHGNSKKSLVFLLKFLSDLVPFDPPQYLKVHLMHPPYVPGKHRSLLQEFISLSRTRLSDLKVSVEQMGMYEVVSGAAEAQPECVAQQDVEKAVALFQSTGRISATVMEASIFRRPYFLSRFLPALLTPRVLPEKPDNHMVFIEALKKAEKIPAALYFSYTESCMRLQQGAGVSESEEQGPQVGVHTQLMQLKRLLSTGAAEGEIRAQISLLSQTLIGVCDHLEKQSECEIRTLILDPHTTLHTPKIVNVILQGFCECVLAACRFAPPNKQCQWVEVFLKMLIGHTQLYTHILHRVLQLLYLQGPSLSPAHVLSLVVLVVELHVCRDQIPPVDLFYSTCLTHSTRLSPSEALSDVLPVSTASAMDFSLRFCVLAVCYALCKSSSHTEELSHFIPSRLYKRLLFLMPRLMPELRSGVLAAVRQADDDDDKGADEDECEGAWASVSDCSRSVRSSVKSLWGHTTVRNLQKHLEHQLSFSEWLMFELRVQRSKDALSDTERSVCEQWACQQWFLPLCERAGGCEGNTVTACTHIINTVLDTWSETHTHSLSPVLCSSASPHTDSCCVDILARLQELLWELQFTRRRRIREENLFLWDLINRRCSMTSDSKNISSELELQRTLHACNSVILAIPSPLLVCVCVAGARSMLDSTGLMDHINNHQRRVCSPPGVLSCSLTTHFLSAVLSASVCCESPVEAVNATLSQYSVHCPLLLLSAVRWWVYVSPVLCSLWVRVNGGQQPEMLQLLTDCTHWASRWVRGLPGDVPLAPALVLAVCVHSAVEQQGGDTEHVKAQFTLIQQHREVLVFLLFFYITDLLSKHLSPQGDRSVSRAKILSVQLITLLADSSDWLSLFHQSGCSMEHGSGESSAYNSVVSMVTTDLCVRLMPFALFSVLVDVDASVLSRVMVTPGFLLHAAMSYSALMKLFLFGHSADVMTGTLQQILSGAQHIVLKSISLTRPGSITHTQIKQVEAECMELDPEVAAALSALMNTKDLS, from the exons cgAGTCGACTCGGAAGGAAGCGGAAAATTCAGAGTCAGAGTGAACTTCAGAAAGCTTCCATAAATCTGATAAACCGTAACCAGAACATCTCAGCTCTCCTGCAGGAAACAGCT GCAGGAGTagaaggtcacacacacacctgtgagcTGAGATCAGCTCTGACAGACGGCACTGAGCCACGTGATGCAGAGATCAGAGCTGGTGTCCTGG agtgtgagCTGCGCAGACAGGCGGAGGAGCTGTGTGTCCCTGTCTCTGTATTGGCTGTCAGGATGGTGATTGACAGAATCACAGCTCTGCAGGAAAACAGAGACTCTGCCATGATTGACTCCGCCCACAGG GCTAAGCTCATCGTGTTATTACATGCTGCTCGAGAGCTGCTAAACGTGGGAGTGTTTAGCCCTAAATTGTTTTGGCAGGAGTACTGGAAAAGCCAg cctgtgtTGGAAGTGGTGTATCGTTTGCACACTGAGGAGCTCCTTCCCCTGCAATACACACtgaccag TGAGGCcggtgtgagtgtgtggctGGTGTCTCAGTTACAGTCATTGTGTGCATGTGGAGTGACGGAGGAAGAAGGAGTTGTGCGTCATCACATCCTTTTCA ctgtggtgtgtgtgttggtccgTGTTGGATTTGAGGAGGTTCAGGACTCCAGTGTGTCTCACTCCTGCTGTTCAGTGCTGGACAGTATGCTCTCCT GGCTTCTGGATTCAATAGAAAGCACACATCCTACACACTCTAAAGAACCCACAGAcccctcacacaccacagacccctcacacaccacagacccCTCACTTTGTGTTCCAGCTGGGGTAGTTTG gCTCCGTGTGTTTGAGACGTCAGTGTTTGCTGTGTCGGTGTCGGAAGATGCTGTGTGCCGATTCTTcaaacacacgctcacacacacactcacacaccggCCTCGTCTCAAAG tGTCTGATGCCATAGCAATGCAGAGTCAGTGGAGTTTTGCTAAAACGTCTGGGTTGATGACGTCACTGTTCTGTAAG gtgtgtgtgatattcCGTATGGAGGAGGTGTGTTCTCACCTGCAGCAGGTATTAGAGACTCTGGAAGTGAACTGGCAGAATGTTCTGTCTTGCATTTCAACATTGTTggtgtatcacacacacactcaggcctGTCTCAAag agttatTGTCACGGTTGCTGAGCTCAGTGTTTCACTCGTACGACGTAGAGAAGATGATCACTGCCTTCCTGTTAGCTCGACAGGGGGCGCTAGAGGGTCCTGCCATTTTTCCTTCCTACAGTGACTGgttcaag aTCTCCTTTGGTGGGTCGAGTGGTTACCATGGAAACAGTAAGAAGTCATTGGTATTCCTGTTGAAGTTCCTATCTGACCTCGTGCCCTTTGACCCCCCACAGTACCTGAAG gtccaTCTCATGCACCCACCGTATGTCCCAGGGAAACACCGTTCCCTCCTACAGGAGTTTATCTCTCTGTCCAGGACACGCCTTTCTGACCTCAAG GTTTCAGTTGAGCAGATGGGCATGTATGAGGTGGTCTCCGGTGCAGCTGAGGCTCAG ccagAGTGTGTTGCACAGCAGGATGTGGAAAAAGCTGTAGCATTGTTTCAAAGCACTGGGAGGATCTCAGCCACTGTGAtggaagca agtataTTCAGACGGCCGTATTTTCTGTCCCGATTCCTTCCTGCTTTATTGACACCACGTGTG CTTCCAGAGAAACCTGATAATCACATGGTCTTTATTGAGGCACTGAAGAA ggcagAGAAGATCCCAGCTGCTCTTTACTTCTCCTACACTGAGTCCTGTATGAGACTGCAGCAGGGAGCAG GTGTGAGTGAGTCAGAGGAACAGGGTCCTCAGGTGGGTGTTCACACACAGCTAATGCAACTGAAGAGGTTACTGTCTACTGGTGCTGCTGAAggag AGATCCGAGCGCAGATCTCTTTGCTGTCTCAGAcgctgattggtgtgtgtgatcaccTGGAAAAACAGAGCGAGTGTGAGATCAGAACCCTGATCCTGGATCCACACACTACTTTACACACACCAAAA aTTGTAAATGTGATCCTGCAGGGtttctgtgagtgtgtgctggCTGCGTGTAGATTTGCTCCTCCAAACAA gcagtgTCAGTGGGTTGAAGTGTTTCTGAAGATGTTAATAggacacacacagctgtacacacacatcctACACAGAGTTCTGCAACTGCTGTACCTTCAG gggcCATCTCTCTCACCTGCCCATGTCCTCTCtctggtggtgttggtggtggagCTGCATGTGTGTAGAGATCAGATTCCTCCAGTGGACCTGTTTTACTCgacctgtctcacacactctaCCCGTCTGTCTCCATCTGAGGCCCTGAGTGATGTGTTACCCGTATCCACTGCAAGTGCCATGGACTTCTCCCTTAG gttCTGTGTGTTAGCAGTGTGTTACGCTCTGTGTAAATCTTCTTCACACACTGAGGAACTCTCACACTTCATCCCCTCTCGTCTCTATAAACGG ctgctgTTTCTCATGCCGAGGCTCATGCCGGAGCTGCGTTCAGGTGTGTTAGCAGCAGTGAGACaggctgatgatgatgatgataagggtGCTGATGAAGATGAGTGTGAAGGTGCCTGGGCGAGTGTGAGTGACTGCAGTAGGAGTGTGAGGAGCTCTGTTAAATCACTCTGGGGGCACACCACTGTCAGGAATCTGCAGAAACACCTGGAACACCag TTGTCGTTCTCTGAGTGGCTGATGTTTGAGCTGCGAGTGCAGCGCAGTAAAGATGCTCTGTCTGATACAGAGAG gagtgtgtgtgagcagtgggCCTGTCAGCAGTGGTTCCTCCCGCTGTGTGAGCGTGCAGGAGGGTGTGAGGGAAACACAGTGACCGCGTGtacacacatcatcaacacCGTGCTTGACACATGGtcagaaacacacacgcacagtctGTCTCCTGTGCTGTGTTCTTCAGCTTCGCCCCACACAGACTCCTGTTGTGTAGACATCCTGGCCAGACTTCAg gaactACTTTGGGAGCTGCAGTTCACACGCAGGAGAAGAATAAGAGAGGAGAATCTCTTCCTCTGGGATCTGATCAATCGAAGGTGCTCAATGACCTCTGACTCCAAGAACATCAGCTCTGAGCTGGAGCTCCAGAGAACACTGCATGCCTGcaacag tgtgatcCTTGCCATTCCATCTCCGCTcctggtgtgcgtgtgtgttgctGGAGCTAGAAGCATGCTGGACAGCACAGGACTCATGGATCACATAAATAATCAtcag AGGAGGGTGTGTTCTCCCCCAGGGGTTCTCTCCTGCTCCTTGACGACCCACTTTCTCTCa gcggtgctcagtgcaagtgtgtgttgtgagtcTCCTGTTGAAGCTGTTAATGCGACTCTGTCTCAGTACAGTGTGCACTGTCCCCTTCTACTGCTGTCTGCtgtg cggtGGTGGGTGTATGTCTCTCCAGTATTGTGTTCATTGTGGGTGCGTGTGAATGGGGGGCAGCAGCCAGAAATGCTACAGCTGCTTACAGACTGCACTCACTGGGCcagcag gtGGGTTAGAGGGCTCCCAGGTGATGTACCCTTGGCTCCTGCACTGGTGTTAGCGGTGTGTGTGCACAGTGCGGTTGAACAGCAGGGTGGCGACACTGAGCATGTTAAAGCTCAATTTACACTAATACAGCAACACAGAGAG gtgcTGGTTTTTCTGCTATTTTTCTACATAACAGACCTCCTCTCTAAACACCTTTCACCACAG ggaGATCGGAGTGTGAGCCGTGCTAAAATCCTGAGTGTTCAGCTCATTACCCTGCTGGCGGACTCTTCTGATTGGCTGTCCCTGTTCCACCAATCAGGTTGCAGTATGGAGCATGGCTCAG GAGAGTCTAGTGCCTACAACAGTGTCGTCTCCATGGTAACCACAGACCTGTGTGTGCGGCTGATGCCATTTGCGTTGTTCAG tgtgttagtggATGTTGATGCGAGTGTGTTGAGTAGAGTGATGGTGACCCCAGGGTTCCTCCTCCATGCTGCGATGTCATACAGCGCACTGATGAAGCTCTTCCTATTTGGACACAGTGCAGATGTCATGACTGGCACACTGCAGCag ATCCTGTCTGGAGCGCAGCACATTGTTCTGAAGAGCATCTCTTTAACTCGCCCaggctccatcacacacacacaaataaaacag GTGGAGGCGGAGTGTATGGAGCTTGACCCCGAGGTGGCAGCTGCTCTCTCAGCTCTGATGAACACCAAGGACCTCTCGTGA
- the LOC124386096 gene encoding Fanconi anemia group A protein isoform X2, translating to MLSWLLDSIESTHPTHSKEPTDPSHTTDPSHTTDPSLCVPAGVVWLRVFETSVFAVSVSEDAVCRFFKHTLTHTLTHRPRLKVSDAIAMQSQWSFAKTSGLMTSLFCKVCVIFRMEEVCSHLQQVLETLEVNWQNVLSCISTLLVYHTHTQACLKELLSRLLSSVFHSYDVEKMITAFLLARQGALEGPAIFPSYSDWFKISFGGSSGYHGNSKKSLVFLLKFLSDLVPFDPPQYLKVHLMHPPYVPGKHRSLLQEFISLSRTRLSDLKVSVEQMGMYEVVSGAAEAQPECVAQQDVEKAVALFQSTGRISATVMEASIFRRPYFLSRFLPALLTPRVLPEKPDNHMVFIEALKKAEKIPAALYFSYTESCMRLQQGAGVSESEEQGPQVGVHTQLMQLKRLLSTGAAEGEIRAQISLLSQTLIGVCDHLEKQSECEIRTLILDPHTTLHTPKIVNVILQGFCECVLAACRFAPPNKQCQWVEVFLKMLIGHTQLYTHILHRVLQLLYLQGPSLSPAHVLSLVVLVVELHVCRDQIPPVDLFYSTCLTHSTRLSPSEALSDVLPVSTASAMDFSLRFCVLAVCYALCKSSSHTEELSHFIPSRLYKRLLFLMPRLMPELRSGVLAAVRQADDDDDKGADEDECEGAWASVSDCSRSVRSSVKSLWGHTTVRNLQKHLEHQLSFSEWLMFELRVQRSKDALSDTERSVCEQWACQQWFLPLCERAGGCEGNTVTACTHIINTVLDTWSETHTHSLSPVLCSSASPHTDSCCVDILARLQELLWELQFTRRRRIREENLFLWDLINRRCSMTSDSKNISSELELQRTLHACNSVILAIPSPLLVCVCVAGARSMLDSTGLMDHINNHQRRVCSPPGVLSCSLTTHFLSAVLSASVCCESPVEAVNATLSQYSVHCPLLLLSAVRWWVYVSPVLCSLWVRVNGGQQPEMLQLLTDCTHWASRWVRGLPGDVPLAPALVLAVCVHSAVEQQGGDTEHVKAQFTLIQQHREVLVFLLFFYITDLLSKHLSPQGDRSVSRAKILSVQLITLLADSSDWLSLFHQSGCSMEHGSGESSAYNSVVSMVTTDLCVRLMPFALFSVLVDVDASVLSRVMVTPGFLLHAAMSYSALMKLFLFGHSADVMTGTLQQILSGAQHIVLKSISLTRPGSITHTQIKQVEAECMELDPEVAAALSALMNTKDLS from the exons ATGCTCTCCT GGCTTCTGGATTCAATAGAAAGCACACATCCTACACACTCTAAAGAACCCACAGAcccctcacacaccacagacccctcacacaccacagacccCTCACTTTGTGTTCCAGCTGGGGTAGTTTG gCTCCGTGTGTTTGAGACGTCAGTGTTTGCTGTGTCGGTGTCGGAAGATGCTGTGTGCCGATTCTTcaaacacacgctcacacacacactcacacaccggCCTCGTCTCAAAG tGTCTGATGCCATAGCAATGCAGAGTCAGTGGAGTTTTGCTAAAACGTCTGGGTTGATGACGTCACTGTTCTGTAAG gtgtgtgtgatattcCGTATGGAGGAGGTGTGTTCTCACCTGCAGCAGGTATTAGAGACTCTGGAAGTGAACTGGCAGAATGTTCTGTCTTGCATTTCAACATTGTTggtgtatcacacacacactcaggcctGTCTCAAag agttatTGTCACGGTTGCTGAGCTCAGTGTTTCACTCGTACGACGTAGAGAAGATGATCACTGCCTTCCTGTTAGCTCGACAGGGGGCGCTAGAGGGTCCTGCCATTTTTCCTTCCTACAGTGACTGgttcaag aTCTCCTTTGGTGGGTCGAGTGGTTACCATGGAAACAGTAAGAAGTCATTGGTATTCCTGTTGAAGTTCCTATCTGACCTCGTGCCCTTTGACCCCCCACAGTACCTGAAG gtccaTCTCATGCACCCACCGTATGTCCCAGGGAAACACCGTTCCCTCCTACAGGAGTTTATCTCTCTGTCCAGGACACGCCTTTCTGACCTCAAG GTTTCAGTTGAGCAGATGGGCATGTATGAGGTGGTCTCCGGTGCAGCTGAGGCTCAG ccagAGTGTGTTGCACAGCAGGATGTGGAAAAAGCTGTAGCATTGTTTCAAAGCACTGGGAGGATCTCAGCCACTGTGAtggaagca agtataTTCAGACGGCCGTATTTTCTGTCCCGATTCCTTCCTGCTTTATTGACACCACGTGTG CTTCCAGAGAAACCTGATAATCACATGGTCTTTATTGAGGCACTGAAGAA ggcagAGAAGATCCCAGCTGCTCTTTACTTCTCCTACACTGAGTCCTGTATGAGACTGCAGCAGGGAGCAG GTGTGAGTGAGTCAGAGGAACAGGGTCCTCAGGTGGGTGTTCACACACAGCTAATGCAACTGAAGAGGTTACTGTCTACTGGTGCTGCTGAAggag AGATCCGAGCGCAGATCTCTTTGCTGTCTCAGAcgctgattggtgtgtgtgatcaccTGGAAAAACAGAGCGAGTGTGAGATCAGAACCCTGATCCTGGATCCACACACTACTTTACACACACCAAAA aTTGTAAATGTGATCCTGCAGGGtttctgtgagtgtgtgctggCTGCGTGTAGATTTGCTCCTCCAAACAA gcagtgTCAGTGGGTTGAAGTGTTTCTGAAGATGTTAATAggacacacacagctgtacacacacatcctACACAGAGTTCTGCAACTGCTGTACCTTCAG gggcCATCTCTCTCACCTGCCCATGTCCTCTCtctggtggtgttggtggtggagCTGCATGTGTGTAGAGATCAGATTCCTCCAGTGGACCTGTTTTACTCgacctgtctcacacactctaCCCGTCTGTCTCCATCTGAGGCCCTGAGTGATGTGTTACCCGTATCCACTGCAAGTGCCATGGACTTCTCCCTTAG gttCTGTGTGTTAGCAGTGTGTTACGCTCTGTGTAAATCTTCTTCACACACTGAGGAACTCTCACACTTCATCCCCTCTCGTCTCTATAAACGG ctgctgTTTCTCATGCCGAGGCTCATGCCGGAGCTGCGTTCAGGTGTGTTAGCAGCAGTGAGACaggctgatgatgatgatgataagggtGCTGATGAAGATGAGTGTGAAGGTGCCTGGGCGAGTGTGAGTGACTGCAGTAGGAGTGTGAGGAGCTCTGTTAAATCACTCTGGGGGCACACCACTGTCAGGAATCTGCAGAAACACCTGGAACACCag TTGTCGTTCTCTGAGTGGCTGATGTTTGAGCTGCGAGTGCAGCGCAGTAAAGATGCTCTGTCTGATACAGAGAG gagtgtgtgtgagcagtgggCCTGTCAGCAGTGGTTCCTCCCGCTGTGTGAGCGTGCAGGAGGGTGTGAGGGAAACACAGTGACCGCGTGtacacacatcatcaacacCGTGCTTGACACATGGtcagaaacacacacgcacagtctGTCTCCTGTGCTGTGTTCTTCAGCTTCGCCCCACACAGACTCCTGTTGTGTAGACATCCTGGCCAGACTTCAg gaactACTTTGGGAGCTGCAGTTCACACGCAGGAGAAGAATAAGAGAGGAGAATCTCTTCCTCTGGGATCTGATCAATCGAAGGTGCTCAATGACCTCTGACTCCAAGAACATCAGCTCTGAGCTGGAGCTCCAGAGAACACTGCATGCCTGcaacag tgtgatcCTTGCCATTCCATCTCCGCTcctggtgtgcgtgtgtgttgctGGAGCTAGAAGCATGCTGGACAGCACAGGACTCATGGATCACATAAATAATCAtcag AGGAGGGTGTGTTCTCCCCCAGGGGTTCTCTCCTGCTCCTTGACGACCCACTTTCTCTCa gcggtgctcagtgcaagtgtgtgttgtgagtcTCCTGTTGAAGCTGTTAATGCGACTCTGTCTCAGTACAGTGTGCACTGTCCCCTTCTACTGCTGTCTGCtgtg cggtGGTGGGTGTATGTCTCTCCAGTATTGTGTTCATTGTGGGTGCGTGTGAATGGGGGGCAGCAGCCAGAAATGCTACAGCTGCTTACAGACTGCACTCACTGGGCcagcag gtGGGTTAGAGGGCTCCCAGGTGATGTACCCTTGGCTCCTGCACTGGTGTTAGCGGTGTGTGTGCACAGTGCGGTTGAACAGCAGGGTGGCGACACTGAGCATGTTAAAGCTCAATTTACACTAATACAGCAACACAGAGAG gtgcTGGTTTTTCTGCTATTTTTCTACATAACAGACCTCCTCTCTAAACACCTTTCACCACAG ggaGATCGGAGTGTGAGCCGTGCTAAAATCCTGAGTGTTCAGCTCATTACCCTGCTGGCGGACTCTTCTGATTGGCTGTCCCTGTTCCACCAATCAGGTTGCAGTATGGAGCATGGCTCAG GAGAGTCTAGTGCCTACAACAGTGTCGTCTCCATGGTAACCACAGACCTGTGTGTGCGGCTGATGCCATTTGCGTTGTTCAG tgtgttagtggATGTTGATGCGAGTGTGTTGAGTAGAGTGATGGTGACCCCAGGGTTCCTCCTCCATGCTGCGATGTCATACAGCGCACTGATGAAGCTCTTCCTATTTGGACACAGTGCAGATGTCATGACTGGCACACTGCAGCag ATCCTGTCTGGAGCGCAGCACATTGTTCTGAAGAGCATCTCTTTAACTCGCCCaggctccatcacacacacacaaataaaacag GTGGAGGCGGAGTGTATGGAGCTTGACCCCGAGGTGGCAGCTGCTCTCTCAGCTCTGATGAACACCAAGGACCTCTCGTGA
- the znf276 gene encoding LOW QUALITY PROTEIN: zinc finger protein 276 (The sequence of the model RefSeq protein was modified relative to this genomic sequence to represent the inferred CDS: inserted 1 base in 1 codon), with protein MKGRKSRAKRAKLSHTHTHTAETPKKSPHTGRLNTELCRLCHGWFSARKLRKAFGTWPNQDTWSSSAEPAESANTTPPPRFCSDFQQLLGVSVCPDSTLSPYICSDCHTQFYQCHSILQAFRHRVNSTPSPNTSIQHQHPTQSSNTTTKRCSSTLTPFTDETDQSSPPITLDPQCLLRLVSWTHEHAASCSFPPGLQEVMXERCGGVVKVVWRCGDGHSYTMDTGVWERHRDNTHPHNHQPVTSREENSTHSRVHGEEPDGAQCRDQIPSPAQHLEDSEVSERNFSSEEEEETRKSSSEDSTRAPTDKQLSSKKMSKDVKKLQPKERKKPGPKPGWKKIIKSEREELPTIYKCPHQGCTAVYRGVDGMKKHVKEHHEEVRERPCPHPGCNKVFMIDRYLQRHVKLIHTEVRNYICDQCGRTFKQRKHLSVHQMRHSGAKPLQCEVCGFQCRQRASLKYHMTKHKAEAELEFACSVCERRFEKAHNLNVHMSMVHPLLQEHNTNTIDTS; from the exons ATGAAGGGGAGGAAAAGTCGCGCTAAACGAGCGAAACtctcgcatacacacacacacactgcagagacACCAAAGAAGAGCCCGCACACTG gcagATTGAACACAGAGCTCTGTCGGTTGTGTCATGGCTGGTTCTCAGCGAGGAAGCTGCGAAAGGCGTTTGGGACATGGCCCAACCAGGACACGTGGTCTTCATCAGCGGAACCTGCCGAGTCTGCTAACACGACACCACCACCACGCTTCTGCTCAGACTTCCAGCAGCTGctgggtgtgtctgtgtgtcccGACTCAACACTCTCACCGTACATCTGCTCCGACTGCCACACCCAGTTCTACCAGTGTCACAGCATCCTGCAGGCCTTCAGACACCGGGTCAACTCCACACCGTCACCCAACACCAGCATCCAACACCAGCATCCAACACAGTCatccaacaccaccaccaagag GTGCAGTTCAACACTGACACCATTCACAGATGAAACAGATCAGTCCT CTCCACCCATCACCTTAGACCCTCAGTGTCTGCTGCGCTTAGTGTCGTGGACTCATGAGCACGCAGCGAGCTGCAGCTTCCCTCCCGGCCTGCAGGAGGTGA GggagaggtgtggaggtgtTGTGAAGGTGGTGTGGCGCTGTGGGGATGGACACTCCTACACCATGGACACGGGCGTGTGGGAGAGACATAGGgacaacacacacccacataacCACCAACCAGTCACAAGCAGAGAAGAAAACTCCACCCACAGTCGCGTCCACGGCGAGGAGCCAGATG GTGCTCAGTGCAGAGACCAGATCCCATCACCTGCTCAGCATCTAGAGGACAGCGAGGTGTCTGAGAg GAATTTCTCCAgcgaggaagaggaagagacgAGGAAGAGCAGCTCAGAGGACAGTACACGTGCTCCAACAGACAAACA ACTGAGCTCCAAGAAGATGAGTAAAGATGTGAAGAAACTGCAGCCTAAAGAGAGGAAGAAGCCTGGACCCAAACCTGGGTGGAAGAAGATCATCAAGTCAGAGCg AGAGGAGCTGCCCACCATCTATAAATGTCCTCATCAGGGTTGTACAGCCGTGTACAGAGGAGTGGACGGCATGaag aagcATGTGAAGGAGCACCACGAGGAGGTGAGGGAGCGGCCCTGTCCTCATCCAGGCTGCAACAAAGTGTTCATGATCGACCGCTACCTGCAGAGACACGTCAAACTCAtacatacag AGGTCAGGAATTATATCTGTGATCAGTGTGGTCGGACGTTTaaacagagaaaacacctgTCTGTGCACCAGATGAGACACTCTGGAGCAAAACCACTGCA gtgtgAAGTGTGTGGATTTCAGTGTCGGCAGAGGGCATCTCTGAAGTATCACATGACCAAGCACAAGGCGGAGGCGGAGCTTGAGTTTGCGTGTAGCGTGTGCGAGAGACGCTTTGAGAAAGCACACAACCTGAACGTCCACATGAGCATGGTGCACCCACTGTTACAggaacacaacacaaacaccatcGACACCAGCTGA